A part of Deltaproteobacteria bacterium genomic DNA contains:
- a CDS encoding cell filamentation protein Fic has product MSREALQAALHLADRKSFRERYLKPALKDGLIEMTLTDKP; this is encoded by the coding sequence ATGAGCCGTGAGGCACTGCAAGCTGCCCTGCACCTTGCGGATCGCAAGTCCTTTCGCGAGCGCTATCTTAAGCCCGCCTTGAAGGACGGTTTAATTGAGATGACTCTCACCGATAAGCCC